Within the Salvia hispanica cultivar TCC Black 2014 chromosome 4, UniMelb_Shisp_WGS_1.0, whole genome shotgun sequence genome, the region AAATCTCTCTCACTGGCTAGACATTTCATGCATTTATTTGCACTGTTTTATACCAGTGGTTGCATTTTGATGTACAGTGCGCAACTCCTTAGAAGGAATTATTGacttacattaaaattttggatacaCATAAATTGTTATGGAAACACTTTCtttaattcttaaattgcatatacTCAAGTTTAACTGTgcactttttttaatgtatttttaagTTTAGTAGTTGTTTAAATCTCAGGATAAGGCTGAACCACCTGTTGAAGGCCGCTTGCCCGATGCTACCAAGGGTAAGCTGAGCATATTGTAACTGGAATTTTGTCAGTGTTAAGAGATGTTAGTTCTTGTGAAACTTATCGTACCCTTTGTTTCAGGATCTGACCACCTGAGGGATGTCTTTACCAAGCAAATGGGTCTGACCGATCAGGATATTGTTGCACTCTCTGGCGGCCACACTCTGGTTTGTGTTTGCTGCATTCTTGTTTTGCTTCCCCCAACACGAGATGAGGAATGGTATTTGATTATTTACTATTTGATTCTCAGGGAAGATGCCACAAGGAGCGATCTGGATTTGAGGGACCATGGACTTCAAACCCCCTCATCTTTGACAACTCTTACTTCACGTAAGGAAGCACCACTCTTGAATATGGTCTAGTTTATGGTACCATATATGTTGCTAATTTGTTGCATATCTTTTGGTTGGTAATAGGGAGCTTCTGAGTGGAGAGAAAGAGGGTCTTCTGCAGTTGCCAACAGACAAGACTCTTCTGACTGACCCTTGCTTCCGCCCATTTGTTGAGAAATATGCTGCGGTTTGTAGAATTCCAATCTTTACTTTCCCGCATTCATACATTAGCTTTGTGACTGTAATTTCGTTATTTTGGTGATAGGATGAGGATGCGTTCTTTGCGGATTACGCTGCGGCTCACATGAAGCTCTCTGAGTTGGGGTGAGACCTTTTTCCTTGGTTTGGATCTGTAACTGACActggaatttaatttttgaataagGAAATTTACATTTCTATTGATTGGTGCAGATTTGCTGATGCCTAAGCTGGAAGGTGTTGCAATTGAGGGAGTGATGACCTATTTTGCTCGGATTTATGTTCTAATTCTGAGAAAAACATGTTGAATCTGTTTTGTGCTTGTTTCAGTGGATGTATTGGGTTTTGTCATTGTATTTGTTTCTATCgataaatgaaatatggtCACCTCCCTCATTTAGAATATATCATGTGTCGATCGTTCAAGATGccatttttatttggtttgatTCGTGTCGAGTTCATTCACTTTAGTCGTTTGTATATcacacaatataaaatattagtactatgtTTGATAGAAAATGTAGGATATACGGAGATATGCACATGAAAGTATGAAACGTGAGCTTTGAGTTGGGATACACGTATATagaagagtgaactacaaaaatagtttctggattatgcgtttatctcgccaatgaaccctgtactttaaaaatatcttcaGACAACGATGGACTAAgtgtttatctcgaaaatggtcttttttcactgtttcgtgtcgaaaatacccttttgggggttttgggggatttgagcaatttggtctttttacattttaaatctgatattatttcactgatgtactaaatttgatattatttcaaaattatcattcttcttcctttttaccattcttcactttgtttctttatttaaatattagatttaattttataaaattaaattttaaattttaatttttaaatatcaataaatttttaattattaaaattacgagtattaaataacatattaatagttttaatcaatatttgatagtgtctaatatttaatcaataaggtacgatgacaccttagttttaatcataaatagatcactATAGCACGATTTATtccgaaataaatatgcatctaatgtaagactaatataattttcgtttataatttgaaaacaatcaaaattaactagaaaatttcaacaaaaaaatctcctatatcaaatttttagtagtatcaaaCTTTTAgtcaatttcataatatttttagtcaaattatcctatacattagatgcatatttatttcagaataaatagtgttatatgatctatttatgattaaagctattaaatattgattaaaactaaggcgctcgtcataccttattgattaaatattagacactatcaaatattaattaaaactattaatttgttatttaatagtaattttaataattaaaaaaatttattgatattttaaaaatcaaaatttaaaaatttaatttttataaaattaaatctaatattagaaataaataaacaaagtgaaggacggaaaaagagaagaagaatgataattttgaaataatatcagatttagtacatcacctaaaataatatcagatttaaaatgtaaaaagaccaaattgctcAAATCCCTCCAAAACTcccaaaagggcattttcgacacgaaacagtgaaaaaatgaccattttcgagataaacacTTAGTCCATCGTTGTCtgaagatatttttaaagtccagggttcattggcgagataaacgcataatccagaaactatttttgtagttcactctatatagtaaaatttaagaaagttgtttGATACTACAAAATATACTCCTCTAAGATTGCATATTTGATAACACactcaaaatgacaaaattgtCCGCGAGATGTACATGTTGGGTCGTGGCTGAATTAATCAAGGCCCATCCTGCCCAAGTTAGAGGCCTAAGATCAGCAAATCAAGTTTGCAGCTCACACGTTCTCTGTTAAGCTCAAGGAGAAGCTGAAATTGGGGGAAGTTATAATAGCCCCGATTCTTCTTCTGTGTATCTGGCGTATATACGTGTAGAAGAGGAAGAGAAGTGTACACACATAGAGAGAGACACACATTGTTCATTCCAGGAGAGCTATTCTGTAATTCAATCGAGCGAGGTAGTCTTTGATTTGAAGTAGATTAGCAAGAGAGTTTGAGGTGTGTGTTGTATTTTGTTCTTGGTTGCATTGTGAATAAAATCATACCATTATCCGTCCGTGGACGTAGGTTCCTTAGAaccgaaccacgtaaattgTGCGCCGTTGTctctttatcaatttttatttgagttcTTCAAATtggcgccgtctgtgggaagCGGAGATGGCGATGCCAAGAGTAGAAGCTGAGAAATTCACCGGCCGGAACGATTTTGGCCTTTGGCGAATCAAGATGAAGGCCTTGCTTGTGTAACAGGGATTGGTCGAGGCTATAAAATCAGAGAAGCCGGCGATCGATGAAAAGACGTTCGAGAAGGTTNNNNNNNNNNNNNNNNNNNNNNNNNNNNNNNNNNNNNNNNNNNNNNNNNNNNNNNNNNNNNNNNNNNNNNNNNNNNNNNNNNNNNNNNNNNNNNNNNNNNaaaatacccttttgggggttttgggggatttgagcaatttggtctttttacattttaaatctgatattatttcactgatgtactaaatttgatattatttcaaaattatcattcttcttcctttttaccattcttcactttgtttctttatttaaatattagatttaattttataaaattaaattttaaattttaatttttaaatatcaataaatttttaattattaaaattacgagtattaaataacatattaatagttttaatcaatatttgatagtgtctaatatttaatcaataaggtacgatgacaccttagttttaatcataaatagatcatatagcacgatttattccgaaataaatatgcatctaatgtaagactaatataattttcgtttataatttgaaaacaatcaaaattaactagaaaatttcaacaaaaaaatctcctatatcaaatttttagtagtatcaaaCTTTTAgtcaatttcataatatttttagtcaaattctcctatacattatatgcatatttatttcggaataaatcgtgttatatgatctatttatgattaaaactattaaatattgattaaaactaaggcgtcgtcataccttattgattaaatattagacactatcaaatattaattaaaactattaatttgttatttaatagtaattttaataattaaaaaaatttattgatatttaaaaatcaaaatttaaaatttaattttataaaattaaatctaatattgaaataaataaacaaagtgaaggacggaaaaagagaagaagaatgataattttgaaataatatcagatttagtacatcactgaaataatatcagatttaaaatgtaaaaagactaAATTGCCCAAATCCCTCAAAACCtcccaaaagggtattttcgtctcaaaacagtgaaaaatgaccattttcgagataaacgcttagtccagggttgtctggggatatttttaaagtccagggttcaCTAGCGAGATAAACgtatagtccagggactatttttgtagttcactctatatagtaaaatttaagaaagttgtttGATACTACAAAATATACTCCTCTAAGATTGCATATTTGATAACACactcaaaatgacaaaattgtCCGCGAGATGTACATGTTGGGTCGTGGCTGAATTAATCAAGGCCCAACCTGCCCAAGTTAGAGGCCTAAGATCAGCAAATCAAGTTTGCAGCTCACACGTTCTCTGTTAAGCTCAAGCAGAAGCTGAAATTGGGAGAAGTTATAATAGCCCCGATTCTTCTGTGTATCTGGCGTATATACGTGTAGAAGAGGAAGAGAAGTGTACACACATAGAGAGAGACACACATTGTTCATTCCAGGAGAGCTATTCTGTAATTCAATCGAGCGAGGTTGTCTTTGATTCGAAGTAGATTAGCAAGAGAGTTTGAGGTGTGTGTTGTATTTTGTTCTTGGTTGCATTGTGAATAAAATCATACCATTATCTGTCCGTGGACGTAGGTTCCTCAGAaccgaaccacgtaaattgTGCGTCGTTGTctctttatcaatttttatttgagttcTTCAAATtggcgccgtctgtgggaagCGGAGATGGCGATGCCAAGAGTAGAAGCTGAGAAATTCACCGGCCGGAACGATTTTGGCCTTTGGCGAATCAAGATGAAGGCCTTGCTTGTGTAACAGGGATTGGTCGAGGCTATAAAATCAGAGAAGCCGGCGATCGATGAAAAGACGTTCGAGAAGGTTTTGCTCAAGAAAACTGAGTTGTTTGAGAAGGCTCACAGTGCAATTGTCTTATGCCTTAGCGATAAAGTTTTGCGGGAGGTGTCGAATGAAGAATAGTATGGAAGAAGCTGGAAAATCTCTACATGACCAAGTCATTGGCCAATCGGTTGTACATCAAACAGAAGCTCTATTCATATAAGTTTCAAGAAGGGAAACCCGTTGAGGAACAGCTCGATGATTTTAACAAAGCTATTGATGACTTGGAGAACGTGGAGGTAAAGTTAGATGACGAAGATAAGGCTATCCTACTTCTTAATGCCCTCCTGAGGTCCTATGAACATTTCAAGGATGCTATGTTGTATGGGAGGGAAAAGGGCATCACACTAGAGGAAGTTCAGTGCGCTTTGAAAACAAAGGAACTTGACAAGATCTCGGGTGTTGCTCGTGAGGTTTCGGCAGAGGCATTAACAGTCAAGAAGTTCAAGAACAAGAAGCAGTATAAGGGGAAAGATGTAGTTGGAAAG harbors:
- the LOC125223599 gene encoding L-ascorbate peroxidase 1, cytosolic-like; the protein is MVKNYPVVSEEYLKAVDKCKRKLRGLIAEKNCAPIMLRLAWHSAGTFDQCSKSGGPFGTMRFEAELAHAANSGLDIALRLLEPIRKQFPTLSFADFYQLAGVVAVEVTGGPDVPFHPGRPDKAEPPVEGRLPDATKGSDHLRDVFTKQMGLTDQDIVALSGGHTLGRCHKERSGFEGPWTSNPLIFDNSYFTELLSGEKEGLLQLPTDKTLLTDPCFRPFVEKYAADEDAFFADYAAAHMKLSELGFADA